TTTAGGAATAACTTGTTTTTTTCTAGATACAACATTGCTTACAAACATTCCCTGCCTAGATCCAATATCAAAGGCCTTAGATATGACTCCATTATTATTACTTTTATACAGGATATATGAGCCATTTTTTAATATATCGGTTATCAGTAAAAGTGTTATAAAATAGTCTTTATTTACATGCATACTATTTATGAAATCTAGAAACTCTTCTTTTCTATTTAATACTTCTTCTATATCTAAAGTAAAAACCTGACCTATCCCTATCTTGTTACCATTCACATTAAATTCCTTGAAATCCTTATTGAATATCTCCGATATACTTTGTCCCTCCAAGGATGTACCTGACTTAAACATTTCCATGGCAAAACTATCAATATTTAGATTCAGTACCCCATTTAACTCCTTTACTGCCTGCCTATCACAGTCAGTAGTGGTCGGTGATTTTAATAAAAGGGTATCGGATATAATTCCTGATATCAAAAGTCCTGCTATTTTTTTATCTATGGGCACATTATATTCCTTATACATTTGAAACACTATTGTACACGTACTGCCCACAGGCTGATTTCTAAAGGTAATAGGCATTGATGTGAAAATATCCCCTATTTTATGGTGATCAATGATTTCTAAAATCTCAGCTTCATTGAGCCCATCGGCACTTTGAGAATATTCATTGTGATCAACTAGTATAACCTTTTTCTTATTTGGATTCAATATATGCCTTCTGCTGACAAATCCTAGGAATTCATTATCATCTGTAACAATAGGATAATTAGAATGTTTATTATTAATTAATTCTTCTTTAGTATCATCTAAATATTCATTTTGATTAAACTTTACTATGTCTTTGTCTATCATTATTGACGAAAGATAATTACACTGATTAATAAGCTTAGAGGTAGTATAGGTATCTGTGTTAACTAAAATAAGATTTACATCCCTCATCTTTGCTTTATCAATATATTTTTCTGG
This DNA window, taken from Maledivibacter sp., encodes the following:
- a CDS encoding putative manganese-dependent inorganic diphosphatase, with amino-acid sequence MMIYVFGHKNPDTDSVTSAVALSNLKNKLGYQSTPCILGDPNKETKHILDYFEVDRPMILDNVKTQIKDLNYDRIKGVRPNHSILYAYKLMEEKVIRTLPIVDEKNRLIGIVTMKDIAMGLIQGDFYHLETELDNVARDLDGEILVTQDTKIKGRISIISYYRDTLAQKEILSRDSIVIVGDRYDIIDYALDCGVKLLIITGGKKPPEKYIDKAKMRDVNLILVNTDTYTTSKLINQCNYLSSIMIDKDIVKFNQNEYLDDTKEELINNKHSNYPIVTDDNEFLGFVSRRHILNPNKKKVILVDHNEYSQSADGLNEAEILEIIDHHKIGDIFTSMPITFRNQPVGSTCTIVFQMYKEYNVPIDKKIAGLLISGIISDTLLLKSPTTTDCDRQAVKELNGVLNLNIDSFAMEMFKSGTSLEGQSISEIFNKDFKEFNVNGNKIGIGQVFTLDIEEVLNRKEEFLDFINSMHVNKDYFITLLLITDILKNGSYILYKSNNNGVISKAFDIGSRQGMFVSNVVSRKKQVIPKLVEAINIIR